The following are from one region of the Actinoplanes sp. L3-i22 genome:
- a CDS encoding SIMPL domain-containing protein, with amino-acid sequence MTEPIVVATGEAVREVLPEQAVVSVRSESKGRSRESVLERLTQRSAAIGVVLDQFTAAIERRESAGLHIRPQMKRRGEEVLAYHGSIGIDVIVTDFTVLGDLMLKLGSEELTSVHGPWWRMRPDSRAGSDVRQAAVADALVKAAEYAAAVGARVDRLVEITDSLSDGGFRGGVAGAMMRSKGGGDEAQALELEPELQTVQATVKVTVTITEPTLPTA; translated from the coding sequence ATGACCGAGCCGATCGTTGTCGCCACCGGCGAGGCCGTCCGGGAAGTGCTGCCCGAGCAGGCCGTGGTCAGTGTGCGGTCGGAGTCGAAGGGCCGCAGCCGGGAGTCGGTGCTGGAGCGTCTCACCCAGCGGTCGGCCGCGATCGGGGTGGTGCTCGACCAGTTCACCGCCGCGATCGAGCGGCGTGAGTCGGCCGGCCTGCACATCCGCCCGCAGATGAAGCGGCGCGGCGAGGAGGTGCTGGCCTACCACGGCAGCATCGGCATCGACGTGATCGTCACCGACTTCACCGTGCTCGGCGACCTCATGCTGAAACTCGGCTCCGAGGAGCTGACCAGCGTGCACGGCCCGTGGTGGCGGATGCGGCCGGACAGCCGGGCCGGGTCCGACGTCCGGCAGGCCGCGGTCGCCGACGCGCTGGTGAAGGCGGCGGAATACGCCGCCGCCGTCGGCGCCCGGGTCGACCGGCTGGTCGAGATCACCGACTCGCTGTCCGACGGCGGGTTCCGGGGCGGGGTGGCCGGCGCCATGATGCGGTCGAAGGGCGGCGGCGACGAGGCGCAGGCCCTGGAGCTGGAACCGGAGCTGCAGACCGTGCAGGCCACGGTCAAGGTCACCGTCACGATCACCGAGCCGACCCTGCCGACGGCCTGA
- a CDS encoding LysR family transcriptional regulator ArgP, translating to MVDQVQLETFQAVVEQGSFEAAARVLHITPSAVSQRIKALERAVGQVLVRRAKPCTATVAGQALVRFAGQVALLEREALAQARGGTRISIVVNADSLNTWFMPVLTEVPGATFEIHTDDQDFTADLLRSGTTMAAVTAENVAVQGCRVERLGAMRYLAVAAPGLAFDTAPMIVYNRKDQLQHRFLELVGGRPPERVHYVPAASAFNEAIRLGLGWGTVPEQNAGPLLASGEYVQIFPDVFLDIPLYWQYWRIESDLLNTLTAAVRTAAASVLR from the coding sequence ATCGTGGACCAGGTACAGCTCGAAACCTTCCAGGCCGTCGTCGAACAGGGCAGTTTCGAGGCCGCCGCCCGGGTGCTGCACATCACCCCATCGGCGGTCAGCCAGCGGATAAAGGCGCTCGAACGGGCGGTCGGCCAGGTGCTGGTGCGCCGGGCCAAGCCGTGCACCGCGACCGTGGCCGGGCAGGCGCTGGTCCGTTTCGCCGGGCAGGTGGCGCTGCTCGAACGGGAGGCGCTGGCGCAGGCCCGCGGCGGCACCCGGATCTCGATCGTGGTGAACGCGGACTCGCTCAACACCTGGTTCATGCCGGTGCTGACCGAGGTACCGGGCGCCACCTTCGAGATCCACACCGACGATCAGGACTTCACCGCCGACCTGCTCCGGTCGGGGACCACGATGGCCGCGGTGACCGCGGAGAACGTGGCGGTCCAGGGCTGCCGGGTGGAGCGGCTGGGGGCGATGCGCTACCTGGCGGTCGCCGCGCCGGGCCTCGCCTTCGACACCGCGCCGATGATCGTCTACAACCGCAAGGACCAGCTGCAGCACCGGTTCCTGGAGCTGGTCGGCGGGCGGCCGCCGGAGCGGGTGCACTACGTGCCGGCGGCGTCGGCGTTCAACGAGGCGATCCGGCTGGGGCTGGGCTGGGGCACGGTGCCGGAGCAGAACGCCGGGCCGCTGCTGGCCTCCGGCGAATATGTCCAGATATTTCCGGACGTCTTCCTGGACATCCCGCTCTACTGGCAGTACTGGCGGATCGAGTCGGACCTGCTGAACACACTGACGGCCGCCGTTCGCACGGCGGCCGCCTCAGTGTTGCGTTAG
- a CDS encoding TIGR00730 family Rossman fold protein: MAAICVFCASSDTVEQRWLDLAAETGRALAARGHTLVSGGGRVGMMGTVAEGARSAGGHTLGIIPQCLIDMEVADTASDELIVTDDMGGRKNLMIDRSDAFLTLPGGLGTLDELFEVWTTATLGVHRKPIVVLDPDGFYDGLITWLNGLVATKFVRAGAMETVLVARSLPDALDAIEGALAAPAG; encoded by the coding sequence ATGGCCGCGATCTGCGTGTTCTGCGCCTCGTCGGACACCGTCGAGCAGCGCTGGCTGGACCTCGCCGCCGAGACCGGCCGGGCGCTCGCCGCGCGCGGGCACACGCTGGTCTCCGGCGGCGGCCGGGTCGGCATGATGGGCACGGTCGCCGAGGGCGCCCGGTCCGCCGGCGGGCACACCCTCGGCATCATCCCGCAGTGTCTGATCGACATGGAGGTGGCCGACACCGCCTCCGACGAGCTGATCGTCACCGACGACATGGGCGGCCGGAAGAACCTGATGATCGACCGGTCGGACGCGTTCCTCACCCTGCCCGGCGGCCTCGGCACGCTGGACGAGCTCTTCGAGGTGTGGACCACGGCGACGCTGGGCGTGCACCGCAAGCCGATCGTCGTCCTCGACCCGGACGGCTTCTACGACGGTCTGATCACGTGGCTCAACGGGCTGGTCGCGACGAAGTTCGTGCGGGCCGGGGCGATGGAGACGGTGCTGGTGGCTCGCTCGCTGCCGGACGCGCTGGACGCGATCGAGGGCGCGCTCGCCGCTCCCGCGGGGTGA
- a CDS encoding MerR family transcriptional regulator — protein sequence MRSIGEAARASGLTVSALRWYDGAGVLVPAAVDPATGYRRYTADQIRAARLIAGLRRVGMPVPEIAAAVRELGRPDLVRERLESHLSRLEAGLADARRELLRLHTLLDLEENLMTRITLSASDLKAALAAVRFAATDPIPGAPFPGGVLFETGDGTLTLVTTDRYRLAVATAPATIEGPPARQYLPLAFADELRRIGSGSVTLDVTSDFVRTEGAGQEHRTAPLDVEFPDYRRLIGPGGTAARRITVDRDELRKLVSAAPEVRREQDGSAYPVAILAPDPAGGLRVAAESEWSADTATHVAVNREFLLQAVDAGGPGQLLLELDGPVQPLTIRIAGDESRFSLLMPVRA from the coding sequence ATGCGGAGCATCGGCGAGGCGGCCCGGGCCAGCGGTCTGACGGTCAGCGCGCTGCGCTGGTACGACGGCGCCGGCGTGCTGGTCCCGGCCGCGGTGGACCCGGCGACCGGCTATCGCCGCTACACCGCCGACCAGATCCGGGCCGCCCGGCTGATCGCGGGGCTGCGCCGGGTCGGGATGCCGGTGCCCGAGATCGCCGCGGCGGTCCGTGAGCTCGGGCGCCCCGATCTCGTACGGGAACGGCTCGAATCGCATTTGTCCCGGCTGGAAGCCGGGCTTGCCGACGCCCGCCGCGAGCTCCTCCGCCTGCACACCCTGCTCGATCTGGAGGAGAACCTGATGACCCGCATCACCCTGTCCGCTTCTGATCTCAAGGCCGCGCTCGCCGCGGTGCGCTTCGCCGCGACCGACCCGATCCCCGGCGCGCCCTTCCCCGGCGGCGTGCTGTTCGAGACCGGCGACGGCACGCTGACCCTGGTCACGACGGATCGCTACCGTCTCGCGGTGGCGACGGCGCCGGCCACGATCGAGGGGCCTCCGGCGCGGCAGTACCTGCCGCTGGCCTTCGCCGACGAGCTCCGGCGGATCGGTTCCGGGTCCGTCACACTCGATGTCACTTCCGATTTTGTACGTACGGAAGGCGCCGGCCAGGAGCACCGCACGGCGCCCCTGGACGTCGAGTTCCCGGACTACCGCCGTCTGATCGGCCCCGGCGGTACGGCCGCCCGGCGGATCACCGTCGACCGGGACGAGCTGCGGAAACTGGTGTCGGCGGCGCCCGAGGTGCGGCGGGAGCAGGACGGCTCGGCGTACCCGGTCGCGATCCTCGCCCCGGACCCGGCCGGCGGCCTGCGCGTCGCCGCGGAGTCCGAGTGGTCCGCCGACACCGCCACGCACGTCGCGGTGAACCGGGAGTTCCTGCTCCAGGCCGTCGACGCGGGCGGCCCCGGCCAGCTGCTGCTCGAGCTCGACGGGCCGGTCCAGCCGCTGACCATCCGCATCGCCGGGGACGAATCCCGTTTCTCCCTGCTCATGCCGGTCCGGGCCTGA
- a CDS encoding TIGR00730 family Rossman fold protein, translating into MTESTNGRPPAAPQRHRGAVTLRRDAVPPSTADEKLLDSHHRSEWKTKDAWRALRILSEFVEGFDTLADLPPAVSVFGSARSKPESAECELATRLGAALAEAGYAVITGGGPGVMEAANRGATDAGGMSVGLGIELPFEQGLNDWVDIGIDFRYFFVRKTMFVKYAQAFVVLPGGFGTLDELFEAITLVQTRKVTRFPVILMGVDYWSGLLDWIKRRMLEDGKINEADLELMQVTDDVDEAVRIIVDAGMATALADEDPS; encoded by the coding sequence ATGACGGAGAGCACCAACGGGCGACCACCGGCCGCGCCGCAGCGTCATCGGGGTGCGGTCACACTGCGTCGGGACGCCGTGCCGCCGAGTACCGCGGACGAGAAATTGCTTGACTCACATCATCGCAGCGAGTGGAAGACGAAGGACGCATGGCGCGCCCTGCGGATCCTCTCCGAGTTCGTCGAGGGCTTCGACACCCTGGCCGACCTGCCACCGGCGGTCAGCGTCTTCGGCTCGGCCCGCAGCAAGCCGGAGAGCGCCGAGTGCGAGCTCGCCACCCGGCTGGGCGCCGCGCTCGCCGAGGCGGGCTACGCGGTGATCACCGGCGGCGGCCCAGGCGTGATGGAGGCGGCGAACCGCGGCGCCACCGACGCCGGCGGGATGTCCGTCGGGCTCGGCATCGAGCTGCCGTTCGAGCAGGGCCTCAACGACTGGGTCGACATCGGCATCGACTTCCGCTACTTCTTCGTGCGCAAGACCATGTTCGTGAAGTACGCGCAGGCGTTCGTCGTGCTGCCCGGCGGGTTCGGCACGCTCGACGAGCTGTTCGAGGCGATCACGCTGGTCCAGACGCGCAAGGTGACCCGGTTCCCGGTGATCCTGATGGGCGTCGACTACTGGAGCGGCCTGCTCGACTGGATCAAGCGGCGGATGCTCGAGGACGGCAAGATCAACGAGGCCGACCTCGAACTGATGCAGGTCACCGACGACGTCGACGAGGCGGTCCGGATCATCGTCGACGCCGGGATGGCCACCGCCCTCGCCGACGAGGACCCGTCCTGA
- a CDS encoding DUF4407 domain-containing protein, producing MRTGLGHLLLRVANVNPRSVTTHSDRVLYRSIGVFILLYFLYATIGGAAFVDASSGYRHPWYQWLVGPLVAIGVVAYDRAVVGRVGISYDNLDSTDPRHLLRPPTLGLYLGRVGLALLFAVVVTEPLMLARYRGEIDARLAVTHSTQLSSLDAGGAVAGYQSRLAELRRETRDDDTAVQKLADRAAGKRHDARTLYRQALADSAGSGVTRSPGCPRGGYCDHLVHRSRALDDQAAALDRQAADLQRDQRAERAARAGEQSRLAALINDERSANADAVRGDSGFGARTAAMWHLVTADVWGVGIYYLGIALLLVALDCAAIGLKFASRGNAYERNEARSARLREHEAALIHEREVHDARTYGDATAKVVADGIEAASHDAQLARAATERARAVLHTAVIVDPAELERRFWHDRIDA from the coding sequence ATGCGCACGGGCCTCGGGCATCTGCTCCTGCGGGTGGCGAACGTGAATCCGCGCAGCGTGACGACGCATTCGGACCGGGTGCTGTATCGCTCGATCGGTGTCTTCATCCTGCTCTACTTCCTCTACGCCACGATCGGCGGCGCCGCGTTCGTCGACGCCAGCAGTGGTTATCGGCACCCCTGGTACCAGTGGCTGGTCGGCCCGCTGGTCGCGATCGGCGTGGTCGCCTACGACCGGGCCGTCGTCGGCCGGGTCGGGATCAGCTACGACAATCTGGACTCGACCGACCCGCGGCACCTGCTGCGCCCGCCGACGCTCGGCCTCTACCTGGGCCGGGTCGGTCTGGCGCTGCTCTTCGCGGTGGTGGTGACCGAGCCGCTGATGCTGGCCCGCTACCGCGGCGAGATCGACGCCCGGCTCGCCGTCACCCACAGCACCCAGCTGAGCAGCCTGGACGCGGGCGGTGCGGTGGCCGGCTACCAGTCCCGGCTCGCCGAACTGCGGCGGGAGACCCGGGACGACGACACGGCGGTCCAGAAGCTCGCCGACCGGGCCGCCGGCAAGCGCCACGACGCCCGCACGCTCTACCGCCAGGCCCTCGCCGACTCGGCCGGCTCCGGCGTCACCCGCAGTCCCGGCTGCCCGCGCGGCGGTTACTGCGACCACCTGGTCCACCGGTCCCGCGCGCTGGACGACCAGGCCGCCGCGCTCGACCGGCAGGCCGCCGACCTGCAGCGCGATCAGCGCGCGGAGCGGGCGGCCCGGGCCGGCGAGCAGTCCCGGCTGGCCGCGCTGATCAACGACGAGCGCTCGGCGAACGCCGACGCGGTGCGCGGCGACTCCGGCTTCGGCGCGCGGACCGCCGCGATGTGGCACCTGGTCACCGCGGACGTCTGGGGCGTCGGCATCTACTACCTGGGCATCGCGTTGCTGCTGGTCGCGCTGGACTGCGCGGCGATCGGGCTGAAGTTCGCGTCCCGCGGCAACGCCTACGAGCGCAACGAGGCCCGGTCCGCGCGGCTGCGTGAGCACGAGGCCGCGCTGATCCACGAGCGTGAGGTGCACGACGCGCGCACCTACGGCGACGCGACCGCGAAGGTGGTCGCCGACGGCATCGAGGCGGCGAGCCACGATGCCCAACTCGCCCGGGCCGCGACCGAACGGGCCCGGGCCGTCCTGCACACCGCGGTCATCGTCGACCCGGCCGAGCTGGAACGCCGCTTCTGGCACGACCGCATCGACGCCTGA
- a CDS encoding LysE/ArgO family amino acid transporter, with product MLTSIVAGFLASAVLIIAIGAQNAFVLRQGLRREHVLPVVLVCAVSDLALTSAGIAGLGAVVAARPGLVTAIRWIGAAFLIGYAVLAARRALRPEGSLDPTGKAPASLRATLLTTLALTYLNPHVYLDTVLLLGSIAQQHAYHWFFLIGTTLASFTWFALLGLGARKLGPLLARPGAWRVLDGLIALVMTAVAGTLLLGN from the coding sequence GTGCTCACCTCGATCGTCGCCGGCTTCCTCGCCTCCGCCGTCCTGATCATCGCCATCGGCGCCCAGAACGCCTTCGTGCTCCGCCAGGGCCTGCGCCGCGAACACGTCCTCCCGGTCGTCCTCGTCTGCGCCGTCTCCGACCTGGCCCTGACCTCGGCCGGGATCGCCGGCCTGGGCGCCGTCGTCGCGGCGCGCCCCGGCCTGGTCACCGCGATCCGCTGGATCGGGGCGGCGTTCCTGATCGGGTACGCCGTGCTCGCCGCCCGCCGCGCGCTGCGCCCCGAGGGCAGCCTCGACCCCACCGGCAAGGCCCCGGCGAGCCTGCGCGCGACCCTGCTCACCACGCTCGCCCTGACCTACCTCAACCCGCACGTCTACCTGGACACCGTGCTGCTGCTCGGCTCGATAGCGCAGCAGCACGCGTACCACTGGTTCTTCCTGATCGGGACGACCCTGGCCAGCTTCACCTGGTTCGCCCTGCTCGGTCTCGGCGCGCGCAAGCTCGGCCCGCTGCTCGCCCGGCCGGGCGCCTGGCGGGTGCTGGACGGGCTGATCGCCCTGGTCATGACCGCGGTCGCCGGGACATTGTTGCTGGGGAACTGA
- a CDS encoding class I SAM-dependent methyltransferase translates to MRSSPPDDDLNTAAAGASMTGWEFAWLDGLAVAAEPSWSYPEIARPLVRPAGSLLDLDTGGGELLAALAPLPAYTVAVESWARNTPMARERLAPFGVEVLTELPAGEDEFDVVLSRHGRLPADDIARLLRPGGVLLTQQVGSDDLAELNEVLGAPPPSPRRWDAQVAAATLTAAGLRVTDVREEHPVLAFRDIRAVVHHLRTVPWQVRDFTPQRYERELARLTAVIRARGEFTVRAHRFLLQAQRPTEA, encoded by the coding sequence GTGCGCAGCAGCCCGCCGGATGACGACCTCAACACCGCGGCGGCCGGCGCGTCCATGACCGGGTGGGAGTTCGCCTGGCTGGACGGGCTGGCCGTCGCCGCCGAGCCGTCCTGGTCCTACCCGGAGATCGCCCGTCCCCTGGTGCGCCCGGCCGGCAGCCTGCTCGACCTGGACACCGGGGGCGGCGAGTTGCTCGCCGCGCTGGCGCCGCTGCCGGCGTACACGGTCGCCGTGGAGAGCTGGGCGCGGAACACCCCGATGGCCCGGGAGCGGCTCGCCCCGTTCGGCGTCGAGGTGCTGACCGAGCTCCCCGCCGGGGAGGACGAGTTCGACGTGGTCCTCAGCCGGCACGGCCGGCTCCCCGCCGACGACATCGCCCGCCTGCTCCGGCCCGGCGGGGTCCTGCTCACCCAGCAGGTCGGCAGCGACGACCTGGCCGAGCTGAACGAGGTGCTCGGCGCGCCGCCGCCGTCCCCCCGCCGGTGGGACGCCCAGGTCGCGGCGGCCACCCTGACCGCGGCCGGCCTGCGCGTGACCGACGTCCGGGAGGAGCACCCGGTGCTCGCCTTCCGGGACATCCGGGCGGTGGTGCACCACCTGCGCACGGTTCCGTGGCAGGTTCGGGACTTCACCCCGCAACGGTACGAACGTGAGCTGGCCCGCCTCACCGCGGTCATCCGGGCTCGCGGCGAGTTCACCGTGCGGGCGCACCGGTTCCTGCTCCAGGCCCAGCGGCCGACAGAGGCATAG
- the dapE gene encoding succinyl-diaminopimelate desuccinylase: MANPLTPDVLVDPVELTRALVDIESVSRDEKVIADCVEDVLRSAAHLTVERVGNTVMARTELGRAQRVVLAGHLDTVPIDDNWPSTVVDDLIYGCGTSDMKSGVAIALHLAATLPDPAYDVTYLFYEAEEIDSEFNGLNLVSASHPDWLRADFAVLLEPTYGVVEAGCQGTLKALVRTHGRRAHTARAWRGVNAIHAAGEVLRRLDTYHPRTVTIDGCTYREGLNAVRISGGVAGNVVPDECAVEVNLRFAPDRSEAQALAHLTEVFEGFDLAVTDSAPGALPGLDAAAAREFLTAVGVEPAAKLGWTDVARFAQLGIPALNYGPGDPSLAHAPDEHVEIGQIRDGAATLHRWLASS, encoded by the coding sequence ATGGCCAACCCGCTGACCCCGGACGTGCTTGTCGACCCGGTCGAGCTGACCCGCGCGCTGGTCGACATCGAATCCGTGTCCCGAGACGAGAAGGTGATCGCCGACTGCGTCGAGGACGTCCTCCGCAGCGCCGCGCACCTGACCGTCGAACGGGTCGGCAACACCGTGATGGCGCGCACCGAACTCGGCCGGGCACAGCGCGTGGTGCTGGCCGGGCACCTCGACACGGTGCCGATCGACGACAACTGGCCGTCCACTGTCGTCGACGATCTCATCTACGGCTGCGGGACGTCGGACATGAAGTCCGGGGTCGCGATCGCCCTGCACCTCGCGGCCACCCTGCCGGATCCGGCGTACGACGTGACGTACCTGTTCTACGAGGCCGAGGAGATCGACTCCGAGTTCAACGGGCTCAACCTGGTCTCGGCCAGCCATCCGGACTGGCTCCGGGCCGACTTCGCGGTGCTGCTCGAACCGACGTACGGGGTGGTCGAGGCCGGCTGCCAGGGGACGCTCAAGGCGCTGGTGCGCACGCACGGGCGGCGGGCGCACACGGCCCGGGCCTGGCGCGGGGTGAACGCCATCCACGCGGCCGGCGAGGTGCTGCGGCGGCTGGACACGTACCACCCGCGGACCGTGACGATCGACGGGTGCACGTATCGGGAAGGGCTGAACGCCGTACGCATCAGTGGGGGTGTGGCCGGAAATGTTGTTCCGGACGAATGCGCGGTCGAGGTCAACCTGCGGTTCGCCCCGGACCGCTCGGAAGCACAGGCGCTGGCACACCTGACCGAGGTCTTCGAGGGCTTCGACCTGGCGGTCACCGACTCCGCGCCGGGCGCGCTGCCCGGCCTGGACGCCGCCGCGGCCCGGGAGTTCCTCACCGCGGTCGGCGTCGAGCCGGCCGCCAAGCTGGGCTGGACCGACGTGGCCCGGTTCGCGCAGCTGGGCATCCCGGCGCTGAACTACGGCCCCGGCGACCCGTCGCTGGCGCACGCGCCGGACGAGCACGTCGAGATCGGCCAGATCCGGGACGGCGCGGCCACGCTGCACCGCTGGCTGGCCAGTTCCTGA
- the dapD gene encoding 2,3,4,5-tetrahydropyridine-2,6-dicarboxylate N-succinyltransferase translates to MDTAISTSPAWGLGLATVTAEGQVLDTWFPAGFLGLGEEPADLPALPAGLTGPKLLPGLSTVEVHVTVKSLAEPITDSSEAYLRLHLLSHRLVRPNELNLDGIFGKLANVAWTSAGPCPPDRVDELRFLERAAGRHLSVHGIDKFPRLTDYVSPTGVRIADADRVRLGAYLAPGTTIMQEGFVNFNAGTLGTSMVEGRIVQGVVVGDGSDIGGGSSIMGTLSGGGKDKIRIGERSLLGANAGVGISLGDDCVVEAGTYITASSKIGLPDGRVVKAIELSGVNNLLFWRNSVSGALEARPRKGTGIELNSALHAND, encoded by the coding sequence GTGGATACCGCGATCTCGACCTCGCCCGCCTGGGGCCTCGGTCTGGCCACCGTCACCGCCGAGGGGCAGGTGCTGGACACCTGGTTCCCGGCCGGCTTCCTGGGCCTGGGTGAGGAGCCGGCCGACCTGCCCGCGCTGCCCGCCGGGCTGACCGGCCCGAAGCTGCTGCCCGGCCTCTCGACCGTCGAGGTGCACGTCACGGTCAAGTCGCTGGCCGAGCCGATCACCGACAGCAGCGAGGCCTACCTGCGGCTGCACCTGCTCTCGCACCGCCTGGTCCGGCCGAACGAGCTGAACCTGGACGGGATCTTCGGCAAGCTGGCCAACGTCGCCTGGACCTCGGCCGGCCCCTGCCCGCCGGACCGGGTCGACGAGCTGCGCTTCCTGGAGCGCGCCGCGGGCCGGCACCTGAGTGTCCACGGCATCGACAAGTTCCCCCGCCTGACCGATTACGTCTCGCCCACCGGCGTCCGGATCGCCGACGCGGACCGGGTCCGGCTGGGCGCCTACCTGGCCCCGGGGACGACGATCATGCAGGAGGGCTTCGTCAACTTCAACGCCGGCACGCTGGGCACCTCGATGGTCGAGGGCCGCATCGTGCAGGGCGTGGTGGTCGGCGACGGGTCCGACATCGGCGGCGGTTCGTCGATCATGGGCACGCTCTCCGGCGGCGGCAAGGACAAGATCCGGATCGGCGAGCGCAGCCTGCTCGGGGCGAACGCGGGCGTCGGCATCTCGCTGGGCGACGACTGCGTGGTCGAGGCGGGCACCTACATCACCGCGTCGTCGAAGATCGGGCTGCCCGACGGGCGTGTGGTGAAGGCCATCGAGCTGTCGGGTGTGAACAATCTCCTGTTCTGGCGGAACTCGGTCTCCGGCGCCCTGGAGGCCCGCCCCCGCAAGGGCACCGGCATCGAGCTGAACAGCGCCCTGCACGCGAACGACTGA
- a CDS encoding SDR family oxidoreductase, with translation MTRISVVTGASGGIGRAVARRLAARGDTVALLARGADGLAGAAEDVRRAGGTALAIEVDMADHLAVDAAAERVEKELGPIGLWVNNAFSSVFAPFTEIEMPEFARVTEVSYLGYVYGTHAALSRMRTRDQGAIVQVGSALAYRGIPLQSAYCGAKHAIQGFTESLRVELLHEKSNVHVTMVQMPAVNTPQFGWVLSRLPKKAQPVPPIYQPEVAARAVEYAADHPQRREYWVGGSTALTLAANAIAPGILDRYLALTGFKGQQTSEARPADQPANLWEPADGPGEPDAGAHGAFDDRATSRSLQLWASQHHGLLAAVGGGLAAAGAAWAFGRRS, from the coding sequence ATGACCAGGATTTCGGTAGTGACCGGGGCGAGTGGCGGAATCGGCCGGGCGGTCGCCCGGCGGCTGGCGGCCCGGGGTGACACCGTCGCCCTGCTGGCCCGCGGGGCGGACGGGCTGGCCGGTGCGGCCGAGGACGTACGCCGGGCCGGTGGCACCGCGCTGGCGATCGAGGTGGACATGGCCGATCACCTGGCGGTGGACGCGGCCGCGGAACGGGTGGAGAAGGAGCTCGGGCCGATCGGGCTCTGGGTCAACAACGCGTTCTCCAGCGTCTTCGCCCCGTTCACCGAGATCGAGATGCCGGAGTTCGCCCGGGTCACCGAGGTCAGCTACCTGGGGTACGTGTACGGCACGCACGCCGCGCTGTCCCGGATGCGGACCCGTGACCAGGGGGCGATCGTGCAGGTCGGGTCGGCGCTGGCGTATCGCGGGATCCCGCTGCAGAGCGCGTACTGCGGGGCGAAGCACGCGATCCAGGGGTTCACCGAGTCGCTGCGGGTGGAGCTGCTGCACGAGAAGAGCAACGTGCACGTGACGATGGTGCAGATGCCGGCGGTGAACACCCCGCAGTTCGGGTGGGTGCTGTCCCGGCTGCCGAAGAAGGCGCAACCGGTGCCGCCGATCTACCAGCCGGAGGTGGCGGCGCGGGCGGTGGAGTACGCCGCGGACCACCCGCAGCGCCGGGAGTACTGGGTGGGCGGGTCGACCGCGCTGACCCTGGCGGCGAACGCGATCGCGCCCGGGATCCTGGACCGGTATCTGGCGTTGACCGGGTTCAAGGGGCAGCAGACGAGCGAGGCGCGGCCGGCGGACCAGCCGGCCAACCTGTGGGAGCCGGCGGACGGGCCGGGCGAGCCGGACGCCGGGGCACACGGGGCGTTCGACGACCGGGCCACGTCGCGGAGTCTGCAGCTCTGGGCGTCGCAGCACCACGGCCTGCTGGCCGCGGTGGGCGGTGGACTGGCCGCGGCCGGTGCGGCGTGGGCGTTCGGCCGTCGCTCTTGA